A region from the Coregonus clupeaformis isolate EN_2021a unplaced genomic scaffold, ASM2061545v1 scaf0131, whole genome shotgun sequence genome encodes:
- the LOC121566982 gene encoding P2Y purinoceptor 13-like has protein sequence MAISSLYFLLFIPALIINGVAVLVCMQLRSTSTFMVYLKNLVVTDLLMTLTIPLKAANILPSAPLTLKAFTCRYSDVIFYLCMYMSIILLGLISLDRFFKIVRPCGRLLGQNLVFGKVLSASIWVVLLATNVIPTMILTNQVPTNKTNEHCMKMKSDAGQAFHRGVVLFNSAIFWMVFVLICFCYICIARKVVQSYRKSGSSNDEGRHKTKVRVFLVLVVFLVCFGPYHAVRIPYTRLQVTSTTSCTKATLRISKKITLWMSAMNVCLDPLIYFFLCKSFRTNLFKTFRLPPGTCSWLTGKGSGPNTTEDQTPTQETPQGDSCACIEN, from the coding sequence ATGGCTATATCAAGTCTCTACTTCCTGTTGTTCATCCCAGCCCTCATCATCAATGGGGTAGCAGTCTTGGTCTGCATGCAACTTCGCTCAACGTCCACCTTCATGGTGTATCTGAAGAACCTTGTGGTCACTGACCTTCTCATGACCCTGACCATCCCTCTCAAAGCAGCCAATATCCTGCCCAGTGCTCCTCTGACTCTGAAGGCCTTTACCTGTCGATACTCTGATGTTATTTTCTACCTCTGTATGTACATGAGCATCATTCTACTGGGCCTCATCAGTCTGGACCGCTTCTTCAAGATCGTCAGGCCCTGTGGCAGGTTGTTGGGTCAGAACCTGGTCTTCGGCAAAGTGCTGTCTGCTTCCATCTGGGTGGTGCTGTTGGCCACTAATGTCATTCCAACCATGATCCTGACCAATCAGGTTCCCACAAATAAAACTAATGAACACTGTATGAAAATGAAGAGCGATGCAGGACAGGCTTTTCACAGAGGCGTGGTCTTATTCAACAGCGCGATCTTCTGGATGGTGTTTGTTCTTATTTGTTTCTGTTATATATGCATAGCGAGAAAAGTTGTTCAATCATACAGGAAATCAGGAAGCAGCAATGACGAGGGGAGGCATAAAACCAAAGTGAGGGTGTTTTTGGTTCTGGTGGTTTTCCTGGTTTGTTTCGGCCCATACCACGCCGTACGTATCCCTTACACCCGGCTTCAGGTTACCTCAACGACCAGCTGCACTAAGGCCACCTTACGGATCTCTAAAAAGATCACCTTGTGGATGTCAGCCATGAACGTCTGTCTGGACCCTCTCATCTACTTCTTCCTCTGTAAATCATTCAGGACCAACCTGTTCAAGACGTTCCGTCTCCCACCTGGGACCTGTAGCTGGCTAACTGGGAAAGGGTCCGGCCCCAACACAACAGAGGATCAGACCCCAACACAGGAGACTCCCCAGGGAGACTCCTGTGCATGTATAGAAAATTAA
- the LOC123483475 gene encoding P2Y purinoceptor 13-like: MAISSLYFLLFIPALIINGVAVLVCMQLRSTSTFMVYLKNLVVTDLLMTLTIPLKAATILPSAPLTLKAFTCRYSDVIFYLCMYMSIILLGLISLDRFFKIVRPCGMLLGQNLVFGKVLSASIWVVLLATNVIPTMILTNQVPTNKTNEYCMEMKSEAGQAFHRGVVIFSSVIFWMVFVLICFCYICIARKVVQSYRKSGSSNDEGRHKTKVRVFLVLVVFLVCFGPYHAVRVPYTRLQVTSTTSCTKATLRISKKITLWMSAMNVCLDPLIYFFLCKSFRTNLFKTFRLPPGTCSWLTGKGSSPNTTEDQTPTQETPQGDSCACIEN, encoded by the coding sequence ATGGCTATATCAAGTCTCTACTTCCTGTTGTTCATCCCAGCCCTTATCATCAATGGGGTAGCAGTCTTGGTCTGCATGCAACTTCGCTCAACGTCCACCTTCATGGTGTATTTGAAGAACCTTGTGGTCACTGACCTTCTCATGACCCTGACCATCCCTCTCAAAGCAGCCACTATCCTGCCCAGTGCTCCTCTGACTCTGAAGGCCTTTACCTGTCGCTACTCTGATGTTATTTTCTACCTCTGTATGTACATGAGCATCATTCTACTGGGCCTCATCAGTCTGGACCGCTTCTTCAAGATCGTCAGGCCCTGTGGCATGTTGTTGGGTCAGAACCTGGTCTTCGGCAAAGTGCTGTCTGCTTCCATCTGGGTGGTGCTGTTGGCCACTAATGTCATTCCAACCATGATCCTGACCAATCAGGTTCCCACAAATAAAACTAATGAATACTGTATGGAAATGAAGAGCGAGGCAGGACAGGCTTTTCACAGAGGCGTGGTCATATTCAGCAGTGTGATCTTCTGGATGGTGTTTGTTCTTATTTGTTTCTGTTACATATGCATAGCGAGAAAAGTTGTTCAATCATACAGGAAATCAGGAAGCAGCAATGACGAGGGGAGGCATAAAACCAAAGTGAGGGTGTTTTTGGTTCTGGTGGTTTTCCTGGTGTGTTTCGGCCCATACCACGCCGTACGTGTCCCCTACACCCGGCTTCAGGTTACCTCAACGACCAGCTGCACTAAGGCCACCTTACGGATCTCTAAAAAGATCACCTTGTGGATGTCAGCCATGAACGTCTGTCTGGACCCTCTCATCTACTTCTTCCTCTGTAAATCATTCAGGACCAACCTGTTCAAGACGTTCCGTCTCCCACCTGGGACCTGTAGCTGGCTAACTGGGAAAGGGTCCAGCCCCAACACAACAGAGGATCAGACCCCAACACAGGAGACTCCCCAGGGAGACTCCTGTGCCTGTATAGAAAATTAA